The proteins below are encoded in one region of Bosea sp. BIWAKO-01:
- a CDS encoding alpha/beta fold hydrolase — protein MQKFSSDGVNLAFIDLAPTNDAPRGESIILVHGFASSHMVNWVNTQWTKTLTHAGYRVVALDNRGHGQSDKPHEPEAYSSHIMAEDVRRLMDHLEIARADVMGYSMGARISAHLALAHPQRLRSLLLGGLGIHLVEGVGLPLGIADAMEAPSLDVLSDPMQRMFRAFADANKSDLKALAACIRGSRQTLTPDEVGRIAMPTLVSVGTKDDVAGSGQELAALIPNAEAFAIEGRDHNLAVGDKTHKQAVLDFLRWL, from the coding sequence ATGCAGAAATTCTCCTCGGACGGCGTCAATCTCGCCTTCATCGACCTCGCCCCGACCAATGACGCGCCGCGCGGCGAGAGCATCATCCTGGTCCATGGCTTTGCCTCCAGCCACATGGTCAACTGGGTCAATACGCAATGGACGAAGACATTGACCCATGCGGGTTACCGGGTCGTTGCGCTCGACAATCGCGGCCACGGCCAGAGCGACAAACCGCATGAGCCGGAGGCCTATTCGTCGCACATCATGGCGGAGGATGTACGCCGCCTGATGGACCACCTCGAAATCGCGCGGGCGGATGTGATGGGGTATTCGATGGGCGCGCGTATCTCGGCCCATCTCGCACTTGCCCATCCGCAGCGCCTGCGTTCGCTGCTGCTCGGCGGACTCGGCATCCATCTTGTCGAGGGCGTCGGCCTGCCGCTCGGCATTGCAGATGCGATGGAGGCTCCTTCCCTCGATGTCCTGAGCGACCCGATGCAGCGGATGTTTCGTGCCTTTGCGGACGCCAACAAGAGCGATCTCAAGGCGCTCGCAGCCTGCATTCGCGGGTCGCGGCAGACGCTCACGCCAGACGAGGTCGGCCGTATCGCGATGCCGACTCTGGTCAGCGTCGGAACCAAGGACGATGTCGCGGGCTCCGGGCAGGAGCTCGCTGCTCTCATTCCGAATGCGGAGGCTTTCGCGATCGAGGGGCGTGATCACAACCTCGCAGTCGGCGACAAGACCCATAAGCAGGCGGTGCTCGATTTCCTGAGATGGCTCTGA
- the cysE gene encoding serine O-acetyltransferase, with product MPSGRSVVESRHPVTGLDRVDPVWTRLRREAEQALGIEPALGGLILASILNQPSFEAVVGHRVAARLAHPALGADLIEQAFAEAIAADPEIAQGMRADVLAVLDRDPACKRLIEPVLFFKGFHALQGHRLAHWLLNQGRRDFALYLQSRSSEVFQTDINPAARIGKGIFLDHATGLVVGETTVIEDDVSMLQDVTLGGTGKESGDRHPKIRKGVLIGAGAKILGNIEVGKCARVAAGSVVLTAVPRNTTVAGVPAKVVGEAGCAEPSRSMDQILAGDCGAHI from the coding sequence ATGCCGTCAGGGCGCTCCGTCGTAGAATCGCGCCACCCGGTCACCGGACTCGACAGGGTCGATCCGGTTTGGACCCGGCTGCGGCGCGAGGCCGAACAGGCGCTCGGCATCGAGCCAGCGCTGGGCGGCCTGATTCTGGCCTCGATTCTCAACCAGCCGAGTTTCGAGGCAGTGGTCGGCCATCGCGTGGCGGCGCGGCTCGCGCATCCCGCGCTTGGGGCGGATCTGATCGAGCAGGCCTTTGCCGAGGCCATCGCTGCCGACCCCGAGATCGCGCAAGGCATGCGCGCCGATGTTCTCGCGGTGCTCGACCGCGACCCGGCCTGCAAGCGGCTGATCGAGCCCGTGCTGTTCTTCAAAGGCTTCCACGCGCTGCAGGGCCACCGGCTAGCGCATTGGCTGCTCAACCAGGGGCGCCGCGATTTCGCGCTTTATCTGCAGAGCCGTTCCTCCGAAGTATTCCAGACCGACATCAATCCAGCGGCGCGGATCGGCAAGGGCATTTTCCTCGACCATGCGACGGGGCTCGTGGTCGGCGAGACGACTGTGATCGAGGATGATGTCTCGATGTTGCAGGACGTGACGCTGGGGGGCACCGGCAAGGAGAGCGGCGACCGCCATCCGAAGATCCGCAAGGGTGTCCTGATCGGCGCCGGCGCCAAGATCCTCGGCAATATCGAAGTCGGCAAATGCGCTCGTGTCGCAGCCGGTTCAGTCGTGCTGACTGCGGTGCCGCGCAACACCACCGTTGCCGGCGTACCCGCAAAGGTGGTCGGGGAAGCTGGCTGTGCCGAGCCGTCGCGCTCCATGGACCAGATTCTCGCCGGCGACTGCGGCGCTCACATCTGA